The genomic interval TTTGTTATCCTTTCAAGAGCATTCAGGGCACACTCTGTCCGCAAGGTCAGCTCCATGGCTCTGATTCCTTCATCAACAAGGAGCCTGGCCAGAGGAACAGCCTGATCGGCATCATTGATTGTAATCACAGCGATAACACCTGACGCAAAAAGTTTCCCCTTCAATTCTGATGTAAATATAGTTTTCATAATAAAACCTCCCTTTCTGTAAGATCACTATAGACATACAACAAAAACCTGTCAATAATATGAGACATCAGTCTCTCTGAGAGAGACACAAATAGGATTGGATAAAATAATGGAAACGTCCCAGACCATAGAAAAGACAATGCTCCTGCTGCAGACACTTGCAGAAAATGAACGAAGTACAGCCGCAGAAGTAACCAGGGCTCTGGAAGTACATAGAAGCACCACCTATCGGATGCTGAAATCTCTGGTTCAGCTGGGGTTTGTGGACCATCAGGAGGAGAGCGGTTTCTATAGTCTATCCTCAAAAATGGGAGACCTTCTCCACCCAAAATCCTCCTACACCTGGCTGTCAGAGATTGTGAGTCCATACATGGAAGAGTTCCACAGCAAGGTGAATGAAACACTGCATCTGGCAGTTCTTAAAAATAATGAGCTTTGCTATCTGAATAAATGGGAATCGAGTCGTAGCCTCAGAGTCGTCATCCAATCAAAAGCAGGTGGTTTTGCTCCTCTGCACTGCACAGGCTTAGGAAAAATGCTTCTATCAGGGCTGGATAGCCAGGAATTGAAGGAAATCCTTCCCAGGCTTACATTGATACGGTTCACAAAAAATACGATTTCAGAATTGGATACTTTTAGACATGAACTGCTGACGATTCAGAAAAGAGGCACATCTTATGATAATGAGGAACACGAGGAGGGTGTTTGCTGTATTTCAGTTCCTCTGGTCGATAAAGAGGGGAAAACAGTTGCAGCCATCAGCATCACCGTTCCTGGTGTTCGATTTACCCAGAAAAGGAAGGCAGAATTACTTGATGAAATCACATCTATAGGACATAAGATATCGAAAGATATCTGCAACCTGGAAAAGAATTGATAGTAAACATGATAAGATCTGAATCAATACACAGCGGTACTTTAAGTCCTGCATCCAGGATGTAAAAAAATAGTAGTTGAGGAAAGTGACTGGGTCATGATTTTCACCGGAATGTCAACTATAAAGAAGTCCTTTGTGTATTTTGTGATTTCAAAAATAATTCTTTTTCTCCCTGTAATTGACAGGCAAACCACCTGTAATCTGTTTAAAAGATCTTGCCTTCAAATGGAGTCTGTATCCCGTTTCTGAATTATTGCAAAGCGAACCCGAGACTGTTATTCAAAAAGTACAGATGCTATGTAATGAAACCAAAGGTTTACCATACATCCTGAGTGGTGGTTACGAAATTCCAGCAGCAGTATCTGATGAGGTCTTTCAAGCTTTTTGCAATGCTACAGGGAAATAATGATATTCTATAAAAACGGTTATTCATTGTGTGCCATGCCGGTATGACACACATTGATTAGAACATCAGGACCACTTCAAAAGCCTGTCCAGAATTGTCTTCTGCATCCCCCTGTCCGATTCAGAAATACAGAGATAGATCCCTTTGGGAGACATCTGGGAAATAAACTCTTCCAGTTCGGACAGCTCCAGATCCACGATGACACCCTTGCCGGCGTTCTGAATCTTCTTGATCAGAGGCAGCCACTGCATAATGGGTTTTTCATTACCGACACCTTGAACCCATTGGATGGCATTGATCTCATCCAACTCTAGGATAGAGTCAATATGGTTAGCAACACCCTTCCCGTCCAGATGGAAGATATTGTGCTCGAAGTGTTTCACTTCCCTCTTGATATATGGCAATGAGAACTCATCAAAACTAGGCTTTGAGATCATGGACCCCAAGTCACAGCTTGGGATATGCATGGTCTTGAAAGAGGGAATATTCATCCAGGAAACGGAGAGCTGTTTCTTCGCTTTCAATTTCCTGTGCATCATATCCATGATGCCCACAAAGGGCTTGTAACAGTTTTCAATCATCCTGTGCAGCCTGTCAGGATCATCGTACATATCCATGCATAATCCCGTTGTCCCTCTCAGAGCATCCAGACAGTCAAGGCTGGGGTGCATGTCGGTGTATCCCACCATGTATCTGTTTTCACACCTTTCCAGGGAATGATCAGTCAGCTCCATGAGCTTTGCCAGAGACTCGTTGTCCTCATCAAATTTGATCTTATCTGCATCCCCCTGGGAATGAAGGATGGGATGGACCCAGGAGGTAACATCCCCAAACTCAATTTCTCCCCCCAGCATGGCAGCATAGACATTAGGTCCAAGATTCGGCCAATAAACCGGGAAAGTTTCTCCCAGACAAGGTCCATCCAATGAAGCTTCAAAATGCTTGATCTGATATTCAACATCGTACCACCGGTCTTTGAGGCTCTTCCAGTTCTCCGTATCTTCAACAGTTTCGTATTCTTGATTATGAGCCGTAAATCGAACGGGTACCCG from Oceanispirochaeta sp. carries:
- a CDS encoding IclR family transcriptional regulator; this encodes METSQTIEKTMLLLQTLAENERSTAAEVTRALEVHRSTTYRMLKSLVQLGFVDHQEESGFYSLSSKMGDLLHPKSSYTWLSEIVSPYMEEFHSKVNETLHLAVLKNNELCYLNKWESSRSLRVVIQSKAGGFAPLHCTGLGKMLLSGLDSQELKEILPRLTLIRFTKNTISELDTFRHELLTIQKRGTSYDNEEHEEGVCCISVPLVDKEGKTVAAISITVPGVRFTQKRKAELLDEITSIGHKISKDICNLEKN
- a CDS encoding uroporphyrinogen decarboxylase family protein, producing the protein MNQDFYDLDLEYKPDFVESMKRIYAWYECEIIDRVPVRFTAHNQEYETVEDTENWKSLKDRWYDVEYQIKHFEASLDGPCLGETFPVYWPNLGPNVYAAMLGGEIEFGDVTSWVHPILHSQGDADKIKFDEDNESLAKLMELTDHSLERCENRYMVGYTDMHPSLDCLDALRGTTGLCMDMYDDPDRLHRMIENCYKPFVGIMDMMHRKLKAKKQLSVSWMNIPSFKTMHIPSCDLGSMISKPSFDEFSLPYIKREVKHFEHNIFHLDGKGVANHIDSILELDEINAIQWVQGVGNEKPIMQWLPLIKKIQNAGKGVIVDLELSELEEFISQMSPKGIYLCISESDRGMQKTILDRLLKWS